In Bubalus kerabau isolate K-KA32 ecotype Philippines breed swamp buffalo chromosome 4, PCC_UOA_SB_1v2, whole genome shotgun sequence, one DNA window encodes the following:
- the TRAPPC1 gene encoding trafficking protein particle complex subunit 1: MTVHNLYLFDRNGVCLHYSEWHRKKQAGIPKEEEYKLMYGMLFSIRSFVSKMSPLDMKDGFLAFQTSRYKLHYYETPTGIKVVMNTDLGVGPIRDVLHHIYSALYVELVVKNPLCPLGQTVQSELFRSRLDSYVRSLPFFSARAG, encoded by the exons ATGACTGTCCACAACCTGTACCTGTTTGACCGAAATGGAGTGTGTCTGCATTACAGCGAGTGGCACCGCAAGAAGCAAGCAGGGATCCCTAAGGAGGAG GAGTACAAGCTGATGTACGGGATGCTCTTCTCTATCCGCTCTTTTGTCAGCAAGATGTCCCCGCTAGACAT GAAGGACGGCTTCCTGGCCTTCCAAACTAGCCGTTACAAACTGCATTACTACGAGACGCCCACTGGGATCAAGGTTGTCATGAATACAGACTTGGGCGTGGGGCCCATCCGAGATGTGCTGCACCACATCTACAGTGCG CTGTATGTGGAGCTGGTGGTGAAGAATCCCCTGTGCCCGCTTGGCCAGACTGTGCAAAGTGAGCTCTTCCGCTCCCGACTGGACTCCTACGTCCGCTCTCTGCCCTTCTTCTCCGCCCGGGCTGGCTGA